One window from the genome of Faecalibacterium sp. HTF-F encodes:
- a CDS encoding transcriptional regulator, IclR family protein, translating into MKLNHKFVRTVTTTAAVLGAAAMLSVGAFAAEADINDPVAAGYLPPQEQMVQGDIALHSADVAIGEKDPTYGGYGAPEGNPIQGNIMLISGDELAAPSADAAAKKSEARYTVKGLFGREVLYTARQKDSVLTLDVPAGSATFRTTVQDMQTLLNEGVSTLVVQTEKGSTTLNLSLLVEGQKGTDRVVLRRLGENTFLTVGLRCRRDLIVGR; encoded by the coding sequence ATGAAACTGAACCATAAATTTGTCCGTACCGTCACCACCACCGCTGCAGTGCTGGGTGCTGCCGCTATGCTGAGCGTGGGCGCATTTGCCGCAGAGGCAGACATCAACGACCCTGTTGCCGCAGGCTATCTGCCCCCGCAGGAGCAGATGGTGCAGGGGGATATCGCCCTGCACAGCGCCGATGTGGCGATCGGCGAAAAGGACCCCACCTACGGCGGCTACGGCGCACCGGAGGGAAACCCCATTCAGGGCAATATCATGCTGATCTCCGGCGATGAGCTGGCCGCCCCGTCCGCAGATGCAGCGGCGAAAAAGAGCGAGGCCCGCTACACCGTCAAGGGCCTGTTCGGCAGAGAAGTGCTGTACACTGCCCGCCAGAAGGACAGTGTGCTGACGCTGGATGTGCCCGCCGGTTCTGCCACCTTCCGCACCACCGTGCAGGACATGCAGACCCTGCTGAACGAGGGTGTGAGCACGCTGGTGGTCCAGACTGAGAAGGGCTCCACCACCCTGAACCTGTCTCTGCTGGTGGAGGGCCAGAAGGGCACCGACCGCGTGGTGCTGCGCCGACTGGGCGAAAACACCTTCCTCACCGTGGGCCTGCGCTGCCGCCGCGATTTGATCGTGGGGCGCTGA
- a CDS encoding ABC transporter ATP-binding protein: protein MEHFVEFEDVCKYYQTGSVKIAAADHLNFYVDKGEFCIIVGPSGAGKTTLLNILGGMDSCDEGNVWLDGQNVSHFTARELTTYRRYDVGFVFQFYNLVQNLTALENVELASEICRDPLDPKETLRSVGLGERLNNFPAQLSGGEQQRVSIARALAKNPKLLLCDEPTGALDYKTGKQVLALLQDTCRRTGRTVIVITHNTALTAMADRIIQVRSGKIVSNQVNEHPVPVQEIEW, encoded by the coding sequence ATGGAGCACTTTGTGGAGTTTGAGGACGTTTGCAAATACTACCAGACCGGCAGTGTGAAGATCGCCGCCGCAGACCACCTGAATTTCTATGTGGATAAGGGCGAGTTCTGTATCATCGTGGGGCCCTCCGGCGCAGGCAAGACCACCCTGCTGAACATCCTTGGCGGTATGGACAGCTGCGACGAGGGCAACGTCTGGCTGGACGGCCAGAACGTGAGCCATTTTACCGCCAGAGAGCTGACGACCTACCGCCGGTACGATGTGGGCTTTGTGTTCCAGTTCTACAACCTTGTGCAGAACCTGACCGCACTGGAGAATGTGGAGCTGGCCAGCGAGATCTGCCGCGACCCGCTGGACCCCAAAGAGACTCTGCGCAGCGTGGGTCTGGGAGAGCGGCTGAACAACTTTCCGGCCCAGCTTTCCGGCGGCGAGCAGCAGCGGGTGTCCATTGCCCGCGCACTGGCCAAAAACCCCAAGCTGCTGCTCTGCGACGAGCCCACCGGTGCACTGGACTACAAGACCGGCAAGCAGGTGCTGGCCCTTTTGCAGGATACCTGCCGCCGCACCGGCCGCACGGTGATCGTTATTACCCACAACACCGCCCTGACGGCGATGGCAGACCGCATCATTCAGGTGCGCAGCGGTAAGATCGTCTCCAATCAGGTCAACGAGCACCCTGTGCCGGTGCAGGAGATTGAGTGGTGA
- a CDS encoding FtsX-like permease family protein, whose protein sequence is MRAVLKSYRKNILREMKDNLSRMVSLFGIVALGVMMLTGLMSFAPSMRIAGQKYYVQQNVFDLRVLSTLGLSEEDIAAIAAVDGVEAVQPVKYQDVEAQWQGQSETAVVRLQQLPADPGADTAENMDRLVLLSGRMPEAPDECVVHVMGYGDPVEPGTVLTLPEDTEHVSRKQFTVVGTVQDPQHFSTDKESSTAGDGQLDDIVFLPEGSLTMDYYTACYLKVKNAGLYDNYSDEYQVTVDDTAARVKAISGAQCTARRAELIEDASAELADARAEYNDKKAEADRQFAEAEQQLADAQAQLDSAKAQLDAGEAELAASKKALPDTMQGGADELVSGEQQLLEFEDQLQQIEMLVNLKKVADPLLGYAETALHNAQKALDEAEPADEEYTDLRDALQKAQDAYDNISGQLNGYQAQLDAGKRQMYAQGLISSPSLSNEQLVTEAKAALRQMKVKLLQGQLQLTTGTATAYTQFDAARTRLDEGWQEYRDGVQQLADSRAEYESRKAEAEQQLADGLAQLNDAEEQVSQIKSGEWYVLDRGSTMSFVTFEQYADRMDAIARVFPVFFFLVAALVATTTMTRMVDENRLQLGTLKALGYSNAKIAGKYLFYALSASVLGSIVGMIIGFVVFPLIIWYAYQMIFSMSTFTLHFYPGMAAASVAISAAVIGFATWSACRASLKEKTAALLLPRAPVAGKRIFLEYITPLWQHMSFSQKTTARNLFRYKKRFFMTVLGVAGCTALLLIGFGIQDSILPIVDKQSEQLTHNDMTIVLSDEKALTMEQGLASTLDSSSAVRSWGAFYTKSTTLYNEEGGSADVSIVGAEDDARMTEYFTFRTRVGHDPIPFEEDSVILTEKTALNLGLSVGDTFYVEAADGSRVPLTLTGIAENYMFTRLYLSGAQLESLLGGTPEWNTVYGLTGCATEAEYNALRTKLLGCNYVSSVSFTEDTTSMFGSLIGSLNYVVVLIIVCAAALAAVVLYNLISVNLAERKKELATIKVLGFYDKEVYRYIFREIELLSLIGSGVGLLLGVPLHRFIILTVEMDQLMFIRTIAPRSYLLAVALTMLFTVVVCFAMRRHVRHISMVESMKAPE, encoded by the coding sequence GTGAGAGCTGTGCTGAAAAGTTATCGTAAAAACATCCTGCGGGAAATGAAGGACAATCTGAGCCGCATGGTCTCGCTGTTCGGCATCGTGGCGCTGGGCGTTATGATGCTGACCGGCCTGATGAGTTTTGCGCCCAGCATGCGCATCGCCGGGCAGAAATACTACGTGCAGCAGAACGTATTCGACCTGCGGGTGCTGTCCACGCTGGGCCTTTCGGAGGAGGACATTGCCGCCATTGCCGCCGTGGACGGCGTGGAGGCTGTGCAGCCGGTGAAATATCAGGACGTGGAGGCCCAGTGGCAGGGCCAGAGCGAGACGGCGGTGGTGCGCCTGCAGCAGCTGCCCGCCGACCCTGGGGCCGACACGGCAGAAAATATGGACCGTCTGGTGCTGCTCTCGGGCCGGATGCCTGAGGCTCCGGACGAGTGCGTGGTGCATGTGATGGGCTACGGCGACCCGGTGGAGCCGGGCACGGTGCTCACCCTGCCGGAGGACACCGAACATGTGAGCCGGAAGCAGTTCACGGTGGTGGGCACCGTGCAGGACCCGCAGCATTTTTCCACGGACAAGGAGAGCAGCACCGCCGGTGACGGCCAGCTGGATGATATCGTATTCCTGCCGGAAGGCAGCCTGACCATGGATTATTATACGGCGTGCTATCTCAAGGTGAAAAATGCCGGTCTGTATGATAATTACTCGGACGAGTATCAGGTGACAGTGGATGACACAGCCGCAAGGGTAAAGGCCATCAGCGGCGCACAGTGCACGGCCCGGCGGGCGGAGCTGATCGAGGACGCCAGTGCAGAGCTGGCCGACGCCCGGGCCGAGTACAACGACAAAAAAGCCGAAGCGGACCGTCAGTTTGCAGAGGCAGAGCAGCAGCTGGCCGATGCACAGGCGCAGCTGGACAGCGCCAAAGCCCAGCTGGACGCGGGCGAAGCGGAGCTTGCCGCCAGCAAAAAGGCCCTGCCGGATACCATGCAGGGCGGTGCGGACGAGCTGGTGAGCGGCGAGCAGCAGCTGCTGGAATTTGAGGATCAGCTGCAGCAGATCGAGATGCTGGTGAACCTGAAAAAGGTGGCCGACCCGCTGCTGGGCTATGCGGAAACGGCTCTGCACAACGCGCAGAAGGCGCTGGACGAGGCCGAGCCCGCCGACGAGGAATACACCGACCTGCGGGACGCCCTGCAGAAGGCGCAGGATGCTTATGACAACATCAGCGGCCAGCTGAACGGCTATCAGGCCCAGCTGGACGCGGGCAAGCGCCAGATGTATGCACAGGGGCTGATCTCTTCGCCCAGCCTTTCCAACGAGCAGCTGGTGACCGAAGCCAAAGCCGCACTGCGCCAGATGAAGGTAAAGCTTCTGCAGGGGCAGCTGCAGCTGACCACCGGCACGGCCACAGCCTACACCCAGTTCGATGCGGCACGCACCCGGCTGGACGAGGGCTGGCAGGAATACAGGGACGGCGTGCAGCAGCTGGCCGATTCCCGCGCGGAGTATGAGAGCCGGAAGGCCGAAGCCGAACAGCAGCTGGCCGACGGCCTTGCCCAGCTGAACGACGCTGAGGAGCAGGTGAGCCAGATCAAGAGCGGCGAGTGGTATGTGCTGGACCGCGGCTCCACCATGAGCTTTGTCACCTTTGAGCAGTATGCCGACCGCATGGATGCCATTGCACGGGTGTTCCCGGTGTTCTTCTTTCTGGTGGCGGCACTGGTGGCCACTACTACCATGACCCGCATGGTGGACGAGAACCGCCTGCAGCTGGGCACCCTGAAAGCGCTGGGCTACTCCAACGCAAAGATCGCAGGCAAGTACCTGTTCTATGCCCTCAGCGCCAGCGTGCTGGGCAGCATCGTGGGCATGATCATCGGCTTTGTGGTGTTCCCGCTCATCATCTGGTACGCCTACCAGATGATCTTCAGCATGTCCACCTTCACGCTGCACTTTTACCCCGGCATGGCGGCAGCCAGCGTGGCCATCAGTGCGGCCGTCATCGGTTTTGCCACATGGAGCGCCTGCCGCGCCAGCCTGAAGGAAAAGACCGCAGCCCTGTTGCTGCCCCGGGCACCTGTGGCGGGCAAGCGTATCTTTTTGGAGTACATCACCCCGCTGTGGCAGCACATGAGCTTCTCCCAAAAGACCACTGCCCGCAACCTGTTCCGCTACAAAAAGCGCTTTTTCATGACCGTGCTGGGCGTGGCGGGCTGCACAGCGCTGCTGCTGATCGGCTTTGGCATTCAGGATTCCATCCTGCCCATCGTGGACAAGCAGTCTGAGCAGCTGACCCACAACGATATGACCATCGTCCTCAGCGACGAAAAGGCGCTGACCATGGAACAGGGCCTTGCCAGCACGCTGGACAGCAGCAGTGCGGTCCGCAGCTGGGGCGCGTTCTACACAAAGTCCACCACCCTTTATAATGAAGAGGGCGGGAGCGCCGACGTCAGCATCGTGGGCGCGGAGGACGATGCCCGGATGACCGAATACTTCACCTTCCGCACCCGGGTGGGCCACGATCCCATACCCTTTGAAGAGGACAGCGTGATCCTGACCGAAAAAACGGCCCTGAATCTGGGGCTGAGCGTGGGTGATACGTTCTACGTGGAGGCTGCAGACGGGAGCCGTGTGCCGCTGACCCTGACCGGCATTGCCGAGAACTACATGTTCACCCGGCTGTATCTGTCCGGTGCACAGCTGGAGAGCCTGCTGGGCGGCACACCGGAGTGGAATACCGTGTACGGCCTGACCGGCTGTGCCACCGAGGCAGAGTACAACGCCCTGCGCACAAAGCTGCTGGGCTGCAACTACGTCAGCAGCGTCAGCTTCACCGAGGACACCACCTCCATGTTCGGCAGCCTGATCGGCAGCCTGAACTACGTGGTGGTGCTGATCATCGTGTGCGCGGCGGCGCTGGCGGCGGTGGTGCTGTACAACCTGATCAGCGTCAACCTTGCCGAGCGCAAAAAGGAGCTTGCCACCATCAAGGTGCTGGGCTTCTATGACAAAGAAGTGTACCGCTACATCTTCCGCGAAATCGAGCTTTTGTCCCTCATCGGCTCCGGTGTGGGCCTGCTGCTGGGCGTGCCGCTGCACCGGTTCATCATCCTGACCGTGGAAATGGATCAGCTGATGTTCATTCGCACCATTGCACCCCGCAGCTACCTACTGGCAGTGGCGCTGACCATGCTGTTCACCGTTGTGGTCTGTTTTGCCATGCGGCGGCATGTGCGCCATATCAGCATGGTGGAAAGCATGAAGGCACCGGAGTAA
- a CDS encoding biosynthetic peptidoglycan transglycosylase, translating into MLHRFFRFVTQSLLTFLCILLLGGLLAGGWFFYQGRQLYRSAASSYPVASMYDTIRARGSYTSYDALPQTYINAVICTEDEHFMTHKGIDPGAIARALLADLRTHSLAEGGSTLTQQLAKNELFTQDKHLARKAAEMLAAFDLEKAYSKQQIFEMYANTIYFGNGCYGITQAAEGYFGKEPAQLTDAEAVFLAGLPNAPSLYASSPELALKRTQTVLKRMVKCRVLTQMQADAIAEEAAGLTV; encoded by the coding sequence ATGCTTCATCGTTTCTTTCGTTTTGTAACACAGAGCCTGCTCACCTTCCTGTGCATTCTGCTGCTCGGCGGACTGCTGGCAGGCGGCTGGTTCTTTTATCAGGGCAGGCAGCTGTACCGCAGTGCCGCCAGCAGTTACCCGGTGGCTTCCATGTACGACACCATCCGTGCCCGCGGGAGCTATACCTCCTACGATGCGCTGCCGCAGACCTATATCAATGCGGTCATCTGCACCGAGGACGAGCACTTTATGACCCACAAGGGCATCGACCCGGGGGCCATCGCCCGCGCCCTGCTGGCCGATCTGCGCACCCACTCTCTGGCCGAGGGCGGCAGCACCCTGACCCAGCAGCTTGCCAAGAACGAGCTTTTCACGCAGGACAAGCATCTGGCCCGCAAGGCCGCCGAAATGCTGGCCGCGTTCGATCTGGAAAAGGCCTACTCCAAGCAGCAGATCTTTGAGATGTACGCCAACACCATCTATTTTGGAAACGGCTGCTACGGCATTACGCAGGCCGCTGAGGGGTACTTTGGCAAGGAGCCCGCTCAGCTGACCGATGCCGAAGCCGTGTTTCTGGCGGGCCTGCCCAACGCGCCCTCACTCTACGCCAGCAGCCCGGAGCTGGCCCTCAAGCGCACCCAGACCGTGCTCAAGCGGATGGTCAAGTGCCGGGTGCTCACTCAGATGCAGGCCGATGCAATCGCGGAAGAGGCTGCAGGGCTGACGGTCTGA
- a CDS encoding O-acetylhomoserine aminocarboxypropyltransferase/cysteine synthase family protein, producing the protein MSNYKFETLQLHVGQEQADPATDSRAVPIYQTTSYVFRNSQHAADRFGLADAGNIYGRLTNSTQDVFEKRIAALEGGVAALATASGAAAITYTIEALAQAGDHIVAQKTIYGGSYNLLEHTLTQFGVTTTFVNAHDLAEVENAIQPNTKAIYLETLGNPNSDIPDIDAISAIAHKHGLPLVIDNTFGTPYLIRPIEHGADIVVHSATKFIGGHGTTLGGIIVDSGKFDWKASGKFGNIADPNPSYHGVSFADAAGPAAFVTYIRAILLRDTGATISPFNAFLLLQGTETLSLRIERHVENTKKVVEFLANHPQVEKVNHPSLPDHPDHALYEKYFPNGGASIFTFNIKGGREEAFKFIDNLKIFSLLANVADVKSLVIHPASTTHSQLNDQELAEQQIYQNTIRLSIGTEHIDDIIADLEAGFAAVRGE; encoded by the coding sequence ATGTCTAACTATAAATTTGAGACCCTGCAGCTTCACGTTGGCCAGGAGCAGGCCGATCCCGCAACCGATTCCCGCGCAGTGCCTATCTACCAGACCACTTCCTATGTGTTCCGCAACAGCCAGCACGCAGCAGACCGCTTTGGTCTGGCAGATGCCGGCAACATCTATGGCCGCCTGACCAACTCCACGCAGGACGTGTTCGAGAAGCGCATCGCTGCTCTGGAGGGCGGCGTGGCTGCTCTGGCAACCGCCTCCGGTGCCGCTGCTATCACCTACACCATCGAGGCACTGGCACAGGCCGGTGACCACATCGTGGCCCAGAAGACCATCTACGGCGGCAGCTACAACCTGCTGGAGCACACCCTGACCCAGTTCGGCGTCACCACCACCTTTGTGAACGCACACGATCTGGCCGAGGTGGAGAACGCCATCCAGCCCAACACCAAGGCAATCTATCTGGAAACTCTGGGCAACCCCAACAGTGATATCCCCGATATCGACGCCATTTCTGCCATCGCGCACAAGCACGGCCTGCCGCTGGTCATCGATAACACCTTCGGCACCCCGTACCTGATCCGTCCCATTGAGCACGGCGCAGATATCGTTGTTCATTCCGCCACCAAGTTCATCGGCGGCCACGGCACCACGCTGGGCGGCATCATCGTGGACAGCGGCAAGTTCGACTGGAAGGCAAGCGGCAAGTTCGGCAACATTGCCGATCCCAACCCCAGCTACCACGGCGTCTCCTTTGCCGATGCAGCAGGCCCCGCAGCCTTTGTCACCTACATCCGTGCGATCCTGCTGCGTGATACCGGTGCCACCATTTCTCCGTTCAACGCCTTCCTGCTGCTGCAGGGCACCGAGACCCTGAGCCTGCGCATCGAGCGCCATGTGGAGAACACCAAGAAGGTGGTCGAGTTTCTGGCAAACCACCCGCAGGTGGAGAAGGTCAACCACCCCTCCCTGCCGGATCACCCGGATCACGCCCTGTACGAGAAGTACTTCCCCAACGGCGGTGCTTCCATCTTTACCTTCAACATCAAGGGCGGCCGCGAGGAAGCATTCAAGTTCATCGATAACCTGAAGATCTTCTCTCTGCTGGCAAACGTTGCGGATGTGAAGAGCCTTGTCATCCACCCCGCTTCCACCACCCACAGCCAGCTGAACGATCAGGAGCTGGCCGAGCAGCAGATCTACCAGAACACCATCCGCCTGTCCATCGGCACCGAGCACATCGATGATATCATTGCCGATCTGGAGGCAGGCTTCGCAGCTGTCCGCGGCGAGTAA
- a CDS encoding carbohydrate ABC transporter permease, protein MARTPKTQSEKATLAARRAWCYLVLVLISFLCLFFFYVLVINSTRTHFEIQKGFSLLPGKSLVTNFRNVLADANIPVGTGIRNSLIVSACSAALSVYFSALTAYGIYAYNFRFKKAAFAIILLIMTMPTQVSALGFLQLITKMGLKNSFVPLILPSIAAPTVFFFMKQYLDASLPMEIVEAARIDGAGEFYTFNKIVLPIMKPALAVQAIFSFVASWNNYFIPALVLDSADKKTLPILIAQLRSADFLKFDMGKVYMMVAIAILPVIIVYLLLSKFIVRGVALGGVKG, encoded by the coding sequence ATGGCACGCACTCCGAAAACGCAGTCTGAAAAAGCAACACTGGCGGCACGCCGCGCCTGGTGCTATCTGGTGCTGGTGCTCATCAGCTTTCTGTGTCTGTTCTTCTTCTATGTGCTGGTGATCAACTCCACCCGCACCCATTTTGAGATCCAGAAGGGCTTCTCGCTGCTGCCGGGCAAGTCCCTCGTCACCAACTTCCGGAACGTGCTGGCGGACGCCAACATCCCGGTGGGCACCGGCATCCGCAACAGCCTGATCGTCTCTGCCTGCTCGGCAGCCCTCAGCGTGTATTTCTCGGCCCTGACGGCTTACGGCATCTACGCCTACAATTTCCGGTTCAAAAAAGCCGCCTTTGCCATCATCCTGCTCATCATGACCATGCCCACGCAGGTGTCGGCTCTTGGCTTTTTGCAGCTCATCACCAAAATGGGCCTGAAAAACAGCTTTGTCCCGCTGATCCTGCCCAGCATCGCAGCGCCCACGGTGTTCTTCTTCATGAAGCAGTATCTGGACGCTTCCCTGCCCATGGAGATCGTGGAGGCCGCCCGCATCGACGGTGCAGGCGAGTTCTATACCTTTAATAAGATCGTGCTGCCCATCATGAAGCCTGCTCTGGCGGTGCAGGCCATCTTCTCCTTCGTGGCCAGCTGGAACAACTACTTCATTCCCGCTCTGGTGCTGGACAGTGCCGACAAAAAGACCCTGCCCATCCTCATTGCACAGCTGCGCAGCGCAGACTTCCTCAAGTTCGATATGGGCAAGGTGTACATGATGGTGGCCATCGCCATCCTGCCGGTGATCATCGTCTATCTGCTGCTCTCCAAGTTCATCGTCCGCGGTGTGGCGCTGGGCGGTGTCAAAGGTTAA
- a CDS encoding carbohydrate ABC transporter permease — protein sequence MGEKKKKGSISYAKWGYIFIAPFFIIFAVFQLIPLASTIYYSFFEYYRSGLKIIGPSFVGLKNYITLFATDLPKYFSNTLILWIIGFIPQIAVSLLLAAWFTDLRLKLKGQTFFKTVIYMPNLIMASAFAMLFFALFSDNGPVNAVLLSMGWIKAPISFLNTVWGNRGLIGLMNFLMWFGNTTIMLMAAIMGVDPTLYEAAELDGCTPNQMFWKITIPLIRPILVYVMITSMIGGLQMFDVPQILTNGKGGPDRTSTTMIMYLNNHLFSKNYGMAGAVSVVLFLVCAVLCVVVYFSLTREDDGLTKAQRRELKAARKAAAKGGK from the coding sequence ATGGGAGAAAAGAAAAAGAAAGGGTCGATCAGCTACGCGAAATGGGGCTACATCTTCATTGCGCCGTTCTTTATCATCTTCGCGGTATTCCAGCTGATCCCTCTGGCATCCACCATCTACTACAGCTTTTTTGAATATTACCGCAGCGGCCTGAAGATCATCGGCCCCAGCTTTGTGGGCCTGAAAAACTACATTACCCTGTTCGCCACCGACCTGCCCAAGTATTTCAGCAACACGCTGATCCTGTGGATCATCGGCTTTATCCCGCAGATCGCCGTTTCGCTGCTGCTGGCGGCATGGTTCACCGACCTGCGTCTGAAGCTGAAGGGCCAGACCTTCTTCAAAACGGTCATCTACATGCCCAACCTGATTATGGCGTCGGCCTTTGCCATGCTGTTCTTTGCGCTGTTCTCGGACAACGGCCCGGTGAACGCCGTGCTGCTGAGCATGGGCTGGATCAAGGCTCCCATCAGCTTTTTGAACACCGTGTGGGGCAACCGTGGGCTCATCGGCCTGATGAATTTTCTCATGTGGTTCGGCAACACCACCATCATGCTCATGGCAGCCATCATGGGCGTGGACCCCACCCTGTACGAGGCTGCGGAGCTGGACGGCTGCACCCCGAACCAGATGTTCTGGAAGATCACCATTCCGCTCATCCGGCCCATTCTGGTCTACGTGATGATCACCTCCATGATCGGCGGTCTGCAGATGTTCGATGTGCCGCAGATCCTCACCAACGGCAAGGGCGGGCCGGACCGCACCTCCACCACCATGATCATGTACCTGAACAACCACCTGTTCAGCAAGAACTACGGCATGGCCGGTGCTGTCTCGGTGGTGCTGTTCCTCGTTTGTGCGGTGCTGTGCGTGGTGGTCTACTTCTCCCTCACCCGGGAGGATGACGGCCTGACCAAAGCCCAGCGCAGGGAATTGAAAGCTGCCCGGAAGGCAGCAGCTAAAGGGGGCAAGTGA
- a CDS encoding twin-arginine translocation signal domain-containing protein, with product MKKISRRNFLLASGAVTIGAALAACGGSSASTSTASSAPASSAAASGTSAAGKVLNIWCWNDEFQSRFNDYYPEVSEIAADKSTTTLKDGTTVKWTINANENNNYQNKLDEALLSQDSAAGDDKIDIFLIEADYALKYVDSDYVLDVKADIGLTDSDLAGQYQYTKDIVTVDGSQRGTTWQATPGLFAYRRSIAKDVLGTDDPTEVQAHLSDWDKFNDVAAQASAKGYKMLSGFDDAYRTFSNNVAAPWVDGTTVTVDENIMKWVEQTKEYTDKGYNNKSSLWDSQWAADQGPTGKVFGFFYSTWGINFTLLGNSLETPVAEGGKEEVGNGIYGDYAVCEGPQPYYWGGTWICGAAGSDNIETIKDVMQKLTCDEAIMKQITMDTQDYTNNEKAMNEIANSDYSSAFLGGQNHIALFAEAATKIDMSNAGPYDQGLNESFQNAFKDYFTGNVDEDTAKANFETAIKEKYPELTDVVWPA from the coding sequence ATGAAAAAGATCTCTCGTCGTAATTTCCTGCTCGCATCCGGCGCAGTGACCATTGGTGCAGCTCTGGCTGCCTGCGGCGGTTCCTCCGCTTCCACCAGCACCGCTTCTTCCGCTCCCGCATCCAGCGCAGCCGCTTCCGGCACCTCTGCCGCCGGCAAGGTGCTGAACATCTGGTGCTGGAACGACGAGTTCCAGAGCCGCTTCAACGACTACTATCCGGAAGTTTCCGAGATCGCAGCGGACAAGTCCACCACCACCCTGAAGGACGGCACCACCGTCAAGTGGACCATCAACGCTAACGAAAACAACAACTACCAGAACAAGCTGGACGAAGCACTGCTGAGTCAGGACAGCGCCGCCGGCGATGACAAGATCGATATTTTCCTGATCGAGGCCGACTACGCGCTGAAGTATGTAGATTCCGACTACGTTCTGGATGTGAAGGCCGACATCGGCCTGACCGATTCCGATCTGGCCGGTCAGTACCAGTATACCAAGGACATCGTCACGGTGGACGGCAGCCAGCGCGGCACCACATGGCAGGCAACGCCCGGCCTGTTCGCATACCGCCGCAGCATCGCCAAGGATGTTTTGGGCACCGATGACCCCACCGAGGTGCAGGCACACCTGTCCGACTGGGATAAGTTCAACGATGTGGCGGCACAGGCCTCTGCCAAGGGCTACAAGATGCTGTCCGGCTTTGACGATGCATACCGCACCTTCTCCAACAATGTGGCCGCTCCGTGGGTGGACGGCACCACCGTCACCGTGGACGAGAACATCATGAAGTGGGTGGAGCAGACCAAGGAATACACCGACAAGGGCTACAACAACAAGTCCAGCCTGTGGGACAGCCAGTGGGCAGCCGATCAGGGCCCCACCGGCAAGGTGTTTGGCTTCTTCTACTCCACATGGGGCATCAACTTCACCCTGCTGGGCAACTCGCTGGAGACCCCTGTGGCCGAAGGCGGCAAGGAGGAAGTGGGCAACGGTATCTACGGCGACTACGCCGTGTGCGAAGGCCCTCAGCCCTACTACTGGGGCGGCACCTGGATCTGCGGTGCAGCCGGCAGCGACAACATCGAGACCATTAAGGATGTTATGCAGAAGCTGACCTGCGATGAAGCCATCATGAAGCAGATCACTATGGATACGCAGGACTACACCAACAACGAGAAGGCTATGAACGAGATCGCAAACAGCGATTACAGCTCCGCTTTCCTGGGCGGCCAGAACCACATCGCTCTGTTTGCAGAGGCTGCAACCAAGATCGATATGTCCAACGCAGGCCCCTACGATCAGGGCCTGAACGAGAGCTTCCAGAATGCGTTCAAGGATTACTTCACCGGCAACGTGGACGAGGATACCGCAAAGGCAAACTTCGAGACCGCCATCAAGGAGAAGTACCCCGAGCTGACCGATGTGGTCTGGCCCGCATGA